Proteins encoded in a region of the Hippocampus zosterae strain Florida chromosome 11, ASM2543408v3, whole genome shotgun sequence genome:
- the etaa1b gene encoding ewing's tumor-associated antigen 1 — MSKRTTSSTVTASSSSPGASSTDPPKSVCKKWNKKSQDKHDAEVPFASLRKELQSPQRQGCSLSCGSNHGDSMGDLEPSQDIVWDAMSPPNAGVGPNVRTLEIAEIVNLIAPKDTKPKGPLSPLWQWMGSPTALTPEVPKARVRKKSARQNSVNELIRLARQFDESMQQDKQASAQRNNNNNEIGKAATETPSPLNQTETELRALFDSTTQNVSGSLSPISSKSSQDKSQLKNSSPAPHKIKESSSKCADFDDDWENDDMLNDPSLLALIQNPHQDPGPVRHSTQTNLRDFCPKVKPTTRSTFKLEPNPYFKKSLQRNLETSKNKISDSKWDDRDDDALFYNACDSVERLSQPTKTTTPLPIHQTLPAHKKSPRTFMRSNSLPVETLKFHQGSNAVVSKSLPAGGHLEAGGQPSQAAFKRSVCHMAVKSTKVSVTNQMADKCTAAEIERKKQEALARRLQRMQNAQKP, encoded by the exons ATGTCCAAGCGGACCACATCATCCACCGTTACTGCTTCGTCGTCTTCTCCGGGTGCCTCCTCAACTGATCCCCCTAAATCTGTTTgcaaaaaatggaacaaaaaaagtcaggacAAGCACGACGCCGAAGTTCCCTTCGCGAGCCTCAGGAAAG AGCTGCAGAGTCCTCAGCGCCAAGGCTGCAGCCTATCCTGCGGATCCAACCATGGAGACTCTATGGGTGATCTGGAGCCATCACAAGACATCGTTTGGGATGCCATGTCACCCCCCAACGctg GAGTGGGGCCAAATGTCAGAACCTTGGAAATAGCCGAAATTGTCAATCTCATTGCGCCAAAG GACACGAAACCAAAAGGGCCGCTGTCGCCTCTGTGGCAGTGGATGGGCAGCCCCACGGCCTTGACGCCTGAGGTGCCCAAAGCCAGAGTGAGGAAGAAGTCCGCTCG GCAAAACAGCGTCAACGAGCTGATAAGACTGGCCCGGCAGTTTGACGAGAGCATGCAGCAGGACAAGCAGGCGTCAGCCCagcgaaacaacaacaacaacgaaatCGGCAAAGCGGCAACAGAAACGCCGTCGCCACTGAACCAAACCGAGACCGAGCTGCGAGCCCTTTTCGACTCCACCACTCAGAACGTCAGCGGCAGCCTCAGCCCGATCTCCTCTAAATCCTCCCAGGACAAAAGCCAGCTCAAAAATTCCAGTCCCGCTCCTCATAAAATCAAGGAGTCAAGCAGCAAGTGTGCAGACTTTGATGACGACTGGGAGAATGACGACATGCTCAACGATCCTTCTTTGCTGGCCCTGATACAGAATCCACACCAGGATCCTGGCCCGGTCCGGCACTCGACTCAGACCAACTTGCGGGACTTTTGTCCCAAAGTCAAGCCCACCACCAGAAGCACTTTTAAGTTGGAGCCCAACCCTTACTTCAAAAAATCTCTCCAACGCAACCTAGAAACATCCAAGAACAAGATTTCCGACAGTAAATGGGATGACAGGGACGACGACGCGCTCTTCTACAATGCGTGCGATAGTGTGGAAAGACTCTCCCAACCCACAAAGACAACCACTCCTCTCCCCATTCACCAAACGTTGCCCGCTCACAAGAAGTCGCCTCGCACTTTCATGCGCTCCAATTCGTTACCGGTCGAAACTTTGAAGTTCCACCAAGGATCTAACGCTGTTGTGTCCAAGAGTCTCCCGGCAGGAGGCCACTTGGAGGCTGGGGGGCAACCCTCGCAGGCGGCCTTCAAGAGGAGCGTATGCCACATGGCGGTGAAGAGCACCAAAG TGTCTGTCACCAACCAGATGGCGGACAAGTGTACGGCGGCTGAAATCGAACGCAAAAAGCAGGAAGCTTTGGCCAGGAGGTTGCAGAGGATGCAGAATGCGCAGAAACCGTAG